From Pseudomonas fluorescens, one genomic window encodes:
- a CDS encoding BatD family protein: MISLKNHVKSIVSPFTTKLPLILLCLFATNSFAVELKVQATLQPADSIMVGSLVELQLVILTDTWFTDAPTLPDLKISGALVRPPDGHAEHLNQTLDGKTYAGMRYSYFITPNLAQEFDIPALTVHVTPGQATNELSANSQPLHFTAAQPPGFQPDEPVLVAQALRFTQKMTPSATPLKAGDSITRELTLQADGAMAMALPTPSLGDIKGLSRYPKAPQINNINDGRGNFTGGQRIDTVTYRIDTEGHYTLPAIELKWWDADSRQTRTATVPALTFDATINTAYQPVFSITEDLKKLGQQNHLHLSGHWVGWLALLAAIVALGWFTRPLAHRLYIGWRARRQARHAAWQASADYAWQQIPAQIDSKPAQLSALYLWTRRTRHGLKLTHLSPHLQTFLRACYGWESVKDQALRQLRESLSTLHSQAERDKAPVTPALRPLNPVQEKDFP; this comes from the coding sequence ATGATCAGCCTGAAAAATCACGTTAAGTCTATCGTAAGCCCATTTACTACAAAACTTCCGCTGATACTCCTTTGTCTGTTCGCGACTAACTCCTTCGCTGTCGAGCTGAAAGTCCAGGCCACGCTGCAACCTGCCGACTCGATCATGGTTGGCAGCCTGGTCGAGTTGCAATTGGTGATTCTCACCGACACCTGGTTCACCGATGCACCAACCCTGCCTGACCTAAAAATATCCGGCGCACTGGTGCGCCCACCCGACGGCCATGCCGAGCACCTGAACCAGACCCTCGACGGCAAAACCTACGCTGGCATGCGCTACAGCTACTTCATCACGCCGAACCTGGCCCAGGAGTTCGACATTCCGGCACTGACCGTACACGTCACACCCGGACAAGCCACCAATGAGCTGAGTGCGAACAGTCAGCCATTACACTTCACCGCTGCCCAGCCCCCGGGGTTCCAACCCGATGAGCCGGTGCTGGTCGCTCAGGCGTTGCGCTTCACGCAAAAAATGACGCCTTCCGCCACACCGCTGAAGGCAGGCGACAGCATCACCCGGGAACTGACGCTGCAGGCCGATGGCGCCATGGCCATGGCCTTGCCCACCCCGTCACTGGGCGACATCAAGGGCCTGAGCCGCTATCCGAAAGCGCCGCAGATCAACAACATCAACGACGGCCGAGGCAACTTCACTGGCGGCCAGCGTATCGACACCGTGACTTACCGGATCGACACAGAAGGCCACTACACCTTGCCCGCCATCGAGCTGAAATGGTGGGACGCCGACAGTCGCCAGACGCGCACGGCGACCGTGCCGGCCCTGACTTTCGACGCGACGATCAATACCGCTTACCAGCCGGTGTTCTCGATCACCGAAGACCTGAAAAAACTCGGCCAGCAAAACCACCTGCACCTGTCCGGACACTGGGTCGGCTGGCTTGCGCTGCTGGCAGCAATAGTGGCCCTCGGCTGGTTCACCCGCCCCCTCGCCCACCGTCTATACATTGGCTGGCGGGCCCGACGCCAGGCCAGGCACGCCGCGTGGCAAGCGTCGGCCGACTACGCGTGGCAGCAAATCCCGGCACAAATCGACAGCAAGCCGGCACAGCTGAGTGCCCTGTATCTCTGGACGCGCCGCACCCGTCACGGCCTGAAGTTGACTCACCTCAGCCCGCACCTGCAAACCTTCCTGCGTGCCTGCTATGGCTGGGAATCGGTCAAAGATCAGGCACTGCGTCAACTGCGAGAATCCTTGTCTACGCTGCATAGTCAGGCCGAACGTGACAAGGCACCCGTCACTCCGGCGTTACGCCCACTCAACCCGGTTCAGGAGAAGGATTTCCCATGA
- a CDS encoding VWA domain-containing protein, whose product MDINLSDFHFLRPYWLLLGLFGASLPFFWRHSRDLQKRLRNSIAPHLLSHLLITPKDPHRLRPVHLVCALLVLGAIAAAGPTWEQDRPDFLENRAPLIIAVDLSPSMDASDVSPTRLEATKHKLHDLIQRRSGARNALIAYAGSAHLVLPATDDPGLLDTFIQALSTDLISKPGKNVSAVIDQANRLLAAEKTPGTLLLITDGADTSALDGLDKQLDGSDLQVMILAVGNTDGGIIHDAGGGPRTDSNGRPQIGSFDQDALKQLASALDAPLGSLTLDNDDLDWIELHAEQHFQAASDQQRELHWKDAGYWLCWPLLLIAFFSVRKGWSLNWMAGLLLAVGLGLQPTPAQANALTDAFFTRDQQGRWAFEHERYPQAAALFVDPYWKGVAAYNAADFDLALASFARLDTPQAYFYLGNIYVRRFKFDQAIAAYTQALKLQPQFPEATANLALAIALEKDTEDAEKNTPKVKPDEIKMDKAPGKGQSKKVQTAQAASDEQWLRNLTTSPAKFLKQKFSLQDQVGGKP is encoded by the coding sequence ATGGACATCAATCTAAGCGACTTCCACTTCCTGCGTCCGTACTGGTTGCTGCTCGGTTTGTTCGGCGCATCGCTGCCTTTTTTTTGGCGGCACAGTCGTGATTTGCAAAAGCGTCTGCGCAACAGTATCGCGCCGCATCTGTTGTCACATTTGTTGATAACCCCAAAAGACCCTCATCGCCTACGCCCTGTCCATCTGGTGTGCGCGTTATTGGTATTAGGTGCCATTGCGGCGGCTGGGCCAACCTGGGAACAGGATCGACCAGACTTTCTGGAAAATCGGGCGCCGCTGATCATCGCCGTCGACCTGTCACCCTCCATGGACGCCAGCGATGTCTCGCCCACGCGCCTGGAAGCGACCAAGCACAAGCTCCACGACCTTATCCAGCGCCGCTCTGGCGCACGCAACGCCTTGATCGCCTATGCCGGCAGCGCCCATCTGGTGCTGCCGGCCACCGACGATCCAGGGTTGCTCGACACCTTTATCCAAGCCTTGAGCACCGACCTGATCAGCAAACCAGGGAAAAACGTCAGCGCCGTGATCGATCAGGCCAATCGCCTGCTCGCCGCCGAAAAAACTCCCGGTACCCTGCTGCTGATCACCGACGGCGCGGACACCTCGGCGCTTGACGGGCTCGACAAGCAACTCGATGGCAGTGACCTTCAAGTGATGATCCTGGCCGTCGGAAACACGGATGGTGGCATCATCCATGACGCGGGTGGCGGCCCTCGCACCGACAGCAATGGGCGCCCGCAGATCGGCAGTTTCGACCAGGACGCGCTCAAGCAACTTGCATCCGCGCTGGACGCCCCGTTGGGTAGCCTGACCCTCGACAACGACGATCTGGACTGGATCGAACTGCACGCCGAACAACACTTCCAGGCCGCCAGTGACCAGCAGCGTGAACTGCACTGGAAAGACGCCGGTTACTGGTTGTGCTGGCCGCTGCTGTTGATTGCGTTCTTCAGCGTGCGCAAGGGCTGGAGCCTGAACTGGATGGCCGGTTTATTGCTGGCCGTGGGTTTGGGATTGCAACCGACGCCGGCTCAGGCCAATGCCTTGACGGACGCCTTCTTCACCCGTGACCAGCAGGGCCGCTGGGCTTTCGAACATGAACGCTATCCGCAGGCCGCCGCATTGTTCGTCGATCCGTACTGGAAAGGCGTGGCCGCGTACAACGCTGCGGACTTCGACCTGGCGCTTGCCAGCTTCGCGCGCCTGGACACGCCGCAAGCCTACTTTTATCTGGGCAATATCTACGTGCGCCGCTTCAAGTTCGATCAGGCGATCGCCGCCTATACCCAGGCGCTTAAATTACAGCCGCAGTTTCCGGAAGCCACGGCCAACCTGGCGCTGGCCATTGCCTTGGAGAAAGACACCGAAGATGCCGAAAAGAACACCCCCAAGGTCAAGCCCGACGAAATCAAGATGGACAAGGCGCCGGGCAAGGGACAAAGCAAAAAGGTGCAGACCGCGCAGGCCGCGTCCGATGAACAGTGGCTGCGAAACCTGACCACCTCGCCGGCCAAATTCCTCAAACAAAAATTCAGCTTGCAGGATCAGGTGGGGGGTAAACCATGA
- a CDS encoding vWA domain-containing protein, whose product MWQLDYPWLLILLPLPWLGYRYLPDYREARSAVRVPFFRAMSRAVGQSPRQAGTRSNRWQLILNLLVWALLLVAASRPVLVEKPIERQQPVRDLMLAIDLSQSMETTDFTDVNGQKINRLAAVKEVVHGFIDKRKEDRLGLIVFGTGAYPQAPLTLDHASLSLLLDDTGIGMAGPNTAIGDAIGLSLKMLDQAHEQEKVLILLTDGNDTSSAITPDHAAAMAAAKGVVIHTIGIGDPNAEGEAKVNLQGLRDIAKATGGQFFRAEDRNALDQVYSTLDKLTPHQVKTLSHQPKRDLFWWPLGAAIGLLALYHLGALLLPRLMLARQRQEA is encoded by the coding sequence ATGTGGCAGCTTGATTACCCCTGGTTGTTGATCCTGCTGCCGTTACCGTGGCTCGGCTATCGCTACCTGCCGGACTACCGTGAAGCCCGCAGCGCCGTGCGCGTGCCGTTCTTCAGGGCGATGAGCCGTGCAGTCGGCCAGTCCCCGAGACAAGCTGGCACCCGCAGCAATCGCTGGCAACTGATACTCAACCTGTTGGTTTGGGCGTTGTTGCTGGTCGCTGCCAGTCGCCCCGTGCTGGTGGAGAAACCCATCGAGCGTCAACAACCGGTGCGTGATCTGATGTTGGCCATCGACTTGTCCCAATCCATGGAAACCACCGACTTCACCGACGTCAATGGCCAGAAAATCAATCGTCTGGCAGCGGTCAAGGAAGTGGTGCATGGTTTTATCGACAAGCGCAAAGAGGATCGCCTCGGCCTGATCGTGTTCGGCACCGGTGCTTATCCGCAGGCACCCTTGACCCTCGATCATGCCAGCTTGTCGCTGTTGCTGGACGACACCGGGATCGGCATGGCCGGGCCGAACACTGCCATCGGCGACGCCATTGGCTTGAGCCTGAAAATGCTGGATCAAGCTCACGAGCAGGAAAAGGTGCTGATCCTGCTCACCGACGGCAACGACACCAGTAGTGCCATCACCCCGGATCACGCGGCCGCTATGGCCGCTGCGAAAGGCGTGGTGATCCACACCATCGGCATCGGCGACCCGAATGCCGAGGGTGAAGCCAAGGTCAACCTGCAAGGCCTGCGCGACATCGCTAAAGCCACCGGCGGGCAGTTCTTCCGCGCCGAAGACCGCAATGCGTTGGATCAGGTCTATAGCACACTCGACAAACTCACTCCGCATCAGGTGAAAACCCTAAGCCATCAGCCCAAGCGCGACCTGTTCTGGTGGCCATTGGGCGCGGCGATCGGCTTGTTAGCGCTGTATCACTTGGGCGCCCTGCTCCTTCCACGGCTGATGCTCGCGCGTCAAAGGCAGGAGGCCTGA
- a CDS encoding DUF4381 domain-containing protein, which translates to MNPNIPSIDQLKEMALPTPISYAPQTWGWWALLGLLVLAVVLVSVRRYWQWRRDRYRREALLRFAELQQRGNDLNALRELPELLKRVALSMPATASVGASLLAKASRQPTSMSNVRASSRAGSLLPGSPAALGKEDWQAFLQQHSKQPLPADFSLQLSLLAYAPDATLLALPNEQREALFSTCKNWVEHHHVAA; encoded by the coding sequence ATGAATCCGAACATTCCGAGCATCGACCAACTCAAGGAAATGGCACTGCCGACTCCGATCAGTTACGCGCCGCAGACCTGGGGCTGGTGGGCGCTTCTAGGTTTATTGGTGCTTGCTGTGGTGTTGGTGAGCGTACGGCGTTATTGGCAATGGCGCCGGGATCGGTATCGGCGTGAAGCTCTGCTGCGGTTTGCGGAGTTGCAGCAGCGCGGCAATGACCTCAATGCGCTGCGCGAGTTGCCGGAGTTACTGAAACGCGTGGCCCTCTCCATGCCAGCCACGGCCTCTGTTGGAGCGAGCCTACTCGCGAAGGCGTCTCGTCAGCCAACATCGATGTCGAATGTCAGAGCCTCATCGCGAGCAGGCTCGCTTCTACCAGGGTCGCCGGCGGCCTTGGGGAAGGAGGACTGGCAGGCCTTTTTACAGCAGCACAGCAAACAGCCGTTGCCTGCCGACTTCAGCCTGCAATTGTCGCTGCTGGCCTACGCACCGGACGCCACGTTGCTTGCCCTGCCCAATGAGCAGCGTGAGGCGCTGTTCAGTACCTGTAAGAACTGGGTGGAGCATCACCATGTGGCAGCTTGA
- a CDS encoding DUF58 domain-containing protein, protein MNADGLVYVSLQQLMALEFKARDLSFSARQPQGSILAGNHASRLRGRGLNFDELRRYQPGDDLRHLDWRASLRTGKPVVRTFTEERDRPALILVDQRMSMFFGSQRSFKSAIAAELGALAAWMVFNAGDRVGGMVFNDQRIDSIAPLRSRKRIESLCSRIADQNQALNAANPDAEGEDQLNKVLQHCMAIAGHDHLICIVSDFAGADERTLQLMRQLSAHNDVIAMQVYDPLALNLPTNGRVLITQGQLQVELAVEKRQVHQPLGDFLSGRLKDVATLLRRSQVPLMMFSTASDAQEQLRAELGKLAGGRR, encoded by the coding sequence ATGAACGCCGACGGATTGGTCTACGTCTCGCTTCAGCAATTGATGGCCCTGGAGTTCAAGGCCCGTGACCTGAGTTTCAGCGCACGCCAACCCCAAGGTAGCATTTTGGCCGGCAACCATGCCTCGCGCCTGCGCGGGCGTGGTTTGAACTTTGACGAGTTGCGCCGCTATCAACCCGGCGACGACTTGCGTCACCTCGACTGGCGCGCTTCCCTGCGCACCGGTAAACCGGTGGTGCGTACGTTTACCGAGGAGCGCGACCGCCCGGCGCTGATCCTTGTTGACCAACGCATGTCGATGTTCTTCGGCTCGCAACGCAGCTTCAAATCCGCCATCGCCGCCGAACTCGGTGCGCTGGCCGCGTGGATGGTGTTCAACGCCGGTGACCGGGTCGGCGGAATGGTGTTCAACGATCAGCGCATCGACAGTATCGCCCCCCTGCGCAGTCGCAAACGCATCGAATCGCTGTGCAGCCGCATCGCCGACCAGAATCAGGCGCTGAACGCAGCCAACCCGGATGCCGAAGGCGAAGACCAGCTCAACAAGGTACTGCAGCATTGCATGGCCATCGCCGGCCACGATCACCTGATTTGCATCGTCAGCGACTTTGCCGGGGCCGATGAACGCACCTTGCAACTGATGCGGCAACTGTCGGCGCACAACGATGTCATCGCCATGCAGGTCTACGACCCGTTGGCGCTGAACCTGCCAACCAATGGCCGGGTGTTGATCACCCAGGGCCAGTTGCAGGTGGAACTGGCAGTGGAGAAGCGTCAGGTGCATCAGCCCCTGGGGGATTTTCTCAGTGGCAGGCTCAAGGATGTTGCCACGTTGCTGCGGCGCAGCCAGGTGCCGTTGATGATGTTCAGCACCGCCAGCGACGCCCAGGAACAACTGCGCGCCGAACTGGGCAAGCTCGCCGGAGGTCGTCGATGA